One segment of Stenotrophomonas sp. SAU14A_NAIMI4_8 DNA contains the following:
- a CDS encoding haloacid dehalogenase-like hydrolase translates to MTTHYPTPREDAPLVVFDFDHTLYDGDSGTHLFASLIKRNPLRMLAALLVTPIAGPLVAMLPTRRTGISVYVWIGSFGLHRAREFNRVIDAYVIRNEQQMRAKLLPQALEVFAAHRAKGDRVVVATGAPPELARAILAFVAHQDVPVIGTEVGPRLGGVGPTRHCHNEEKMRMLRERGYGDIDIAYSDSTADLPLLLAAKAPVVVNPKRSKVDFFRSVLPAGTRILNWGCVDRGGDKA, encoded by the coding sequence ATGACAACGCACTATCCAACGCCGCGCGAGGATGCGCCGCTGGTCGTTTTCGACTTCGACCACACTCTCTACGACGGTGATTCGGGCACCCACCTGTTCGCCTCGCTGATCAAGCGCAATCCGCTGCGCATGCTGGCCGCGCTGCTGGTCACGCCGATCGCCGGGCCGCTGGTGGCGATGCTGCCGACCCGCCGTACCGGCATTTCGGTCTACGTGTGGATCGGCAGTTTTGGCCTGCATCGGGCGCGCGAGTTCAACCGGGTGATCGACGCCTACGTGATCCGCAACGAGCAGCAGATGCGCGCCAAGCTGCTGCCGCAGGCGCTGGAAGTATTCGCCGCACACCGCGCCAAGGGCGACCGGGTAGTAGTGGCCACCGGCGCACCGCCGGAGCTGGCCCGTGCCATCCTGGCCTTCGTGGCGCACCAGGATGTGCCGGTGATCGGCACCGAAGTGGGCCCGCGCCTGGGCGGGGTCGGCCCGACCCGACACTGCCACAACGAAGAAAAGATGCGCATGCTGCGCGAGCGCGGCTATGGCGACATCGACATCGCCTATTCGGACAGCACCGCCGACCTGCCGCTGCTGCTGGCCGCCAAGGCGCCGGTGGTGGTGAACCCGAAGCGCTCCAAGGTCGACTTCTTCCGCAGCGTGCTGCCCGCCGGTACCCGCATCCTCAACTGGGGCTGCGTCGACCGCGGCGGCGACAAGGCCTGA
- the rplM gene encoding 50S ribosomal protein L13: MSTFTAKNETVQRDWYLVDAEGKTLGRLATELARRLRGKHKPVYTPHVDTGDYLVVINAEKIAVTGKKLQDKMYHRFTGYIGNLKTESLAQALERHPERVIEIAVKGMLPKGPLGRQMYRKLKVYAGTEHPHAAQQPQVLDI; encoded by the coding sequence ATGAGCACTTTCACTGCCAAGAACGAGACCGTCCAGCGCGACTGGTACCTCGTCGACGCCGAGGGCAAGACCCTGGGCCGTCTCGCCACCGAGCTGGCCCGCCGTCTGCGCGGCAAGCACAAGCCGGTCTACACCCCCCACGTTGATACCGGCGACTACCTGGTCGTCATCAATGCAGAAAAGATTGCCGTCACCGGCAAGAAGCTGCAGGACAAGATGTATCACCGTTTCACCGGCTACATCGGCAACCTGAAGACCGAATCCCTGGCACAGGCGCTGGAGCGCCACCCGGAGCGCGTGATCGAGATCGCCGTGAAGGGCATGCTGCCGAAGGGCCCGCTGGGTCGCCAGATGTACCGCAAGCTCAAGGTCTACGCCGGCACTGAGCATCCGCACGCCGCACAGCAGCCGCAGGTTCTGGATATCTAA
- the trpC gene encoding indole-3-glycerol phosphate synthase TrpC produces the protein MSDILQTILARKAEEVAQRRAQRPLEALQAAVASAPPVRGFVRALQAAVANGDPAVIAEVKKASPSKGVIRPDFRPADIAVSYEFGGASCLSVLTDVDFFQGADAYLQQAREACTLPVLRKDFVIDAYQVYEARVLGADCILLIVAALDDTQLATLSELALSLGMDVLVEVHDIDELERALQVPAPMIGINNRNLRTFEVSLQTTLDMQQAVPRDRLLVTESGILGPQDVALMRDAGIHAFLVGEAFMRVEEPGEGLRQLFFGA, from the coding sequence ATGAGCGACATCCTGCAGACGATCCTGGCCCGCAAGGCCGAAGAAGTGGCCCAGCGCCGCGCCCAGCGCCCGCTGGAGGCGCTGCAGGCGGCCGTGGCCAGTGCCCCCCCGGTGCGCGGCTTCGTGCGCGCGCTGCAGGCGGCGGTGGCCAACGGCGACCCGGCGGTGATTGCCGAGGTGAAGAAGGCCAGCCCGTCCAAGGGCGTGATCCGCCCCGACTTCCGCCCGGCCGACATCGCCGTCAGCTACGAGTTCGGCGGCGCCAGCTGCCTGTCGGTGCTGACCGACGTGGACTTCTTCCAGGGCGCCGATGCCTACCTGCAGCAGGCCCGCGAAGCCTGCACGCTGCCGGTGCTGCGCAAGGACTTCGTGATCGACGCCTACCAGGTGTACGAGGCCCGTGTGCTGGGCGCCGACTGCATCCTGCTGATCGTGGCCGCGCTGGACGACACCCAGCTGGCCACCCTGTCCGAACTGGCGCTGTCGCTGGGCATGGACGTGCTGGTGGAAGTGCACGACATCGACGAACTGGAGCGCGCCCTGCAGGTGCCGGCGCCGATGATCGGCATCAACAACCGCAACCTGCGCACCTTCGAGGTCTCGCTGCAGACCACCCTGGACATGCAGCAGGCGGTGCCGCGCGACCGCCTGCTGGTGACCGAGAGCGGCATCCTGGGCCCGCAGGACGTGGCCCTGATGCGCGACGCCGGCATCCATGCGTTCCTGGTGGGCGAGGCCTTCATGCGCGTGGAAGAGCCGGGTGAGGGCCTGCGTCAGCTATTCTTCGGGGCATGA
- a CDS encoding RNA pyrophosphohydrolase, with amino-acid sequence MIDPDGYRPNVGIVLMRQDGQVFWARRVRRDGWQFPQGGMNTDETPVEAMYRELQEETGLLPEHVEVLGATPGWLRYKLPARAIRRNERQVCIGQKQVWFLLRLTGDESHVRLDHTDSPEFDHWRWVDFWYPVEHVVMFKRGVYARALRHLAPLARGVAGQGVTSMPKSAAEAWMPGQAAGHDRPRKRPRSRGYWPKKAQGDGPAT; translated from the coding sequence GTGATCGATCCGGACGGCTATCGACCGAACGTCGGCATTGTGCTGATGCGGCAGGACGGGCAGGTATTCTGGGCACGACGTGTGCGCCGGGATGGCTGGCAGTTCCCGCAGGGCGGAATGAACACCGACGAGACCCCCGTCGAAGCCATGTATCGTGAACTGCAGGAAGAAACCGGACTGCTGCCCGAGCACGTGGAAGTGCTGGGCGCGACACCGGGCTGGCTGCGCTACAAGCTGCCGGCGCGGGCAATCCGCCGCAATGAACGGCAGGTCTGCATCGGCCAGAAGCAGGTCTGGTTCCTGCTGCGCCTGACCGGCGATGAATCGCACGTGCGCCTGGACCACACCGACTCGCCCGAGTTCGACCACTGGCGCTGGGTCGATTTCTGGTACCCGGTGGAACACGTGGTCATGTTCAAGCGTGGCGTCTATGCCCGTGCCCTGCGCCATCTGGCGCCGCTCGCACGCGGGGTGGCGGGGCAGGGGGTCACCTCCATGCCCAAGAGCGCGGCCGAGGCCTGGATGCCCGGCCAGGCTGCCGGCCATGACCGCCCACGCAAGCGCCCGCGCAGCCGCGGGTACTGGCCAAAAAAGGCCCAGGGTGACGGTCCGGCCACCTAG
- a CDS encoding (2Fe-2S)-binding protein, with product MYVCICNGVTDHQIREAASQGVTSVGELTMRTGCGATCGSCLDMAGDLLAKALATHDLPLPVLGLQAA from the coding sequence GTGTACGTCTGCATCTGCAATGGTGTTACCGACCACCAGATCCGTGAAGCCGCCTCGCAGGGCGTCACGTCGGTGGGCGAGCTGACCATGCGTACCGGTTGCGGCGCCACCTGCGGTTCCTGCCTGGACATGGCCGGCGACCTGCTGGCCAAGGCGCTGGCCACGCACGACCTGCCGCTGCCCGTGCTGGGCCTGCAGGCGGCCTGA
- the bfr gene encoding bacterioferritin, giving the protein MKGDTKVIEFLNKVLYNELTAINQYFLHAKMLKNWGIKELAEHEYKESIDEMKHADMLADRILFLEGLPNFQALGKLRIGENPTEILQCDLSLERDGVVTLRDAVAYADSVGDYVSRQLFVKILDSEEEHIDWLETQLDLIERIGEPKYLLSKLEE; this is encoded by the coding sequence ATGAAGGGCGACACCAAGGTCATCGAATTCCTCAACAAGGTCCTCTACAACGAGCTGACCGCGATCAACCAGTACTTCCTGCACGCCAAGATGCTCAAGAACTGGGGCATCAAGGAACTGGCCGAGCATGAGTACAAGGAATCGATCGACGAGATGAAGCATGCCGACATGCTGGCCGACCGCATCCTGTTCCTGGAAGGTCTGCCGAACTTCCAGGCACTGGGCAAGCTGCGCATTGGCGAAAACCCGACCGAGATCCTGCAGTGCGACCTGTCGCTGGAACGCGACGGCGTGGTCACCCTGCGCGACGCCGTGGCCTATGCCGATTCGGTCGGTGACTACGTCAGCCGCCAGCTGTTCGTGAAGATCCTGGATTCGGAAGAAGAGCACATCGACTGGCTGGAAACCCAGCTGGACCTGATCGAGCGCATCGGCGAGCCGAAGTACCTGCTGAGCAAGCTGGAAGAGTGA
- the sugE gene encoding quaternary ammonium compound efflux SMR transporter SugE produces MPWIYLLLAGLFEIGFAIGMKYSEGFSKPLPTAATVVSALISLYLMSQAMKSIPVGTAYAIWTGIGALGVAVLGIFLFNDSASPARLGCVALIVAGVIGLKLVSPN; encoded by the coding sequence ATGCCCTGGATCTATCTGCTGCTGGCCGGCCTGTTCGAAATCGGCTTCGCCATTGGAATGAAGTACTCCGAAGGCTTCAGCAAGCCCCTGCCCACCGCCGCCACCGTCGTCTCGGCGCTGATCAGCCTGTACCTGATGAGCCAGGCGATGAAGAGCATTCCGGTGGGCACGGCCTACGCCATCTGGACCGGTATCGGCGCGCTGGGCGTGGCGGTGCTGGGCATCTTCCTGTTCAACGACAGCGCCTCGCCGGCGCGGCTGGGCTGCGTGGCCCTGATCGTGGCCGGCGTGATCGGCCTGAAGCTGGTGTCGCCCAATTGA
- a CDS encoding sulfite exporter TauE/SafE family protein, translating to MELSSEFWWFILIGLGAQLVDGALGMAFGLVSSSVLLAMGIPPAQASAAIHTAEVFTTGASGVSHLVAGNVDKRLFFRLALPGALGGAVGAYVLTQLPGDIIRPLIYLYLLVLAILILARAAGRWMPRGEIRRVPLLGFFAGLLDASGGGGWGPVATSTLLARGGQARTTIGTVNAAEFVVTVTISATFLLSMGLQHLQIVAGLLIGGMMAAPVAAILVKRVKERWVLVAVGVLVLGISLFQIGHALGGYLGR from the coding sequence ATGGAACTGAGCAGCGAATTCTGGTGGTTCATCCTCATCGGCCTGGGCGCACAGCTGGTCGATGGTGCGCTGGGCATGGCCTTTGGCCTGGTGTCATCGTCGGTGCTGCTGGCCATGGGCATCCCGCCGGCGCAGGCCAGCGCCGCTATCCACACCGCCGAAGTGTTCACCACCGGCGCGTCCGGCGTGTCGCATCTGGTCGCCGGCAATGTCGATAAACGCCTGTTCTTCCGTCTGGCCCTGCCCGGTGCCCTGGGCGGCGCGGTGGGCGCCTATGTGCTGACCCAACTGCCGGGCGACATCATCCGCCCGCTCATCTACCTGTACCTGCTGGTGCTGGCCATCCTCATCCTGGCGCGTGCAGCCGGGCGCTGGATGCCCCGGGGCGAGATCCGTCGGGTTCCGCTGCTGGGCTTCTTCGCCGGCCTGCTGGACGCCAGCGGCGGCGGTGGCTGGGGCCCGGTGGCCACCTCCACCCTGCTGGCCCGCGGCGGCCAGGCGCGCACCACCATCGGCACGGTCAATGCCGCCGAGTTCGTGGTGACGGTGACCATTTCGGCCACCTTCCTGCTGTCGATGGGCCTGCAGCACCTGCAGATCGTCGCCGGCCTGTTGATCGGCGGCATGATGGCCGCGCCGGTGGCGGCGATCCTGGTCAAGCGGGTGAAGGAACGCTGGGTGCTGGTGGCAGTAGGCGTGCTGGTGCTGGGCATCAGCCTGTTCCAGATCGGCCACGCGCTGGGCGGTTACCTGGGGCGCTGA
- the crp gene encoding cAMP-activated global transcriptional regulator CRP, with the protein MRRGSAPIVSTVRLASSPLALDIATIDRFLAHSHRRRYPTRTDVFRPGDPAGTLYYVISGSVSIMAEEDDDRELVLGYFGAGEFVGEMGLFVESDRREVILRTRTACELAEISYERLHQLFLGPLSADAPRLLYALGQQISKRLLDTSRKASRLAFLDVTDRIVRTLHDLAQEPEAMSHPQGSQLRVSRQELARLVGCSREMAGRVLKKLQTDGLLHARGKTVVLYGTR; encoded by the coding sequence ATGCGCAGAGGGAGCGCCCCTATCGTGTCAACCGTGCGCCTAGCTAGCAGCCCATTGGCCTTGGATATCGCCACCATCGATCGCTTCTTGGCGCACAGCCATCGGCGGCGTTACCCCACCCGTACCGACGTTTTCCGCCCCGGGGACCCGGCGGGAACGCTGTATTACGTCATCAGCGGCTCTGTCTCGATCATGGCCGAGGAGGACGACGACCGCGAACTGGTACTGGGCTACTTCGGTGCCGGCGAGTTCGTGGGCGAAATGGGCCTGTTCGTGGAATCGGACCGCCGCGAGGTGATCCTGCGCACCCGTACGGCCTGTGAACTGGCCGAGATCAGCTACGAACGCCTGCACCAGCTGTTCCTGGGCCCGCTGTCGGCCGACGCCCCGCGCCTGCTGTACGCGCTGGGCCAGCAGATCTCCAAGCGCCTGCTCGATACCAGCCGCAAGGCCAGCCGCCTGGCGTTCCTGGACGTGACCGACCGCATCGTGCGCACCCTGCACGATCTGGCCCAGGAACCGGAAGCAATGAGCCACCCGCAGGGCAGCCAGCTGCGCGTTTCGCGCCAGGAACTGGCCCGCCTGGTCGGCTGCTCGCGTGAAATGGCCGGCCGCGTGCTGAAGAAGCTGCAGACCGACGGCCTGCTGCATGCCCGCGGCAAGACCGTGGTGCTGTACGGCACCCGTTGA
- the trpD gene encoding anthranilate phosphoribosyltransferase, whose translation MSFSPQEALQRTIEHREIFFDEMVDLMRQIMRGDVSPMMTAAILTGLRVKKETIDEIAAAATVMREFALAVPVADTTHLVDIVGTGGDGSHTFNISTCAMFVAAAAGARVAKHGNRSVSSKSGSADAVEALGAAIELQPAQVAAAIEQTGIGFMFAPIHHPSMKVVAPVRREMGVRTIFNILGPLTNPASAPSVLMGVFHPDLVGIQARVLRELGTERAMVVWGRDNMDEISLGAGTLVGELRDGKVREYEIHPEDFGIAMSASRNLRVDSPEQSIQMLRAVLDNQAGPALDIVALNAGAALYVAGVASDIGDGLARARAAIADGSARQRLQQYVDTTRALVA comes from the coding sequence ATGAGCTTCTCCCCCCAGGAAGCCCTGCAACGCACCATCGAACACCGCGAAATCTTCTTCGACGAAATGGTCGACCTGATGCGGCAGATCATGCGCGGCGATGTCTCGCCGATGATGACCGCCGCCATCCTCACCGGCCTGCGGGTGAAGAAGGAAACCATCGACGAGATCGCTGCGGCCGCCACGGTCATGCGCGAATTCGCGCTGGCGGTGCCGGTGGCCGATACCACCCACCTGGTCGATATCGTCGGCACCGGTGGCGATGGTTCGCACACCTTCAACATTTCCACCTGCGCGATGTTCGTGGCGGCCGCCGCCGGCGCGCGCGTGGCCAAGCACGGCAACCGCAGCGTGTCGTCCAAGTCCGGCAGCGCCGATGCGGTGGAAGCGCTGGGCGCGGCCATCGAGCTGCAGCCGGCGCAGGTGGCCGCGGCGATCGAGCAGACCGGCATCGGCTTCATGTTCGCGCCGATCCATCACCCGTCGATGAAGGTGGTCGCGCCGGTCCGCCGCGAGATGGGCGTGCGCACCATCTTCAACATCCTCGGCCCGCTGACCAACCCGGCCAGCGCACCGTCGGTGCTGATGGGCGTGTTCCATCCCGATCTGGTGGGTATCCAGGCGCGCGTGCTGCGCGAGCTGGGCACCGAGCGCGCCATGGTGGTCTGGGGCCGCGACAACATGGACGAGATCTCGCTGGGCGCCGGCACCCTGGTGGGCGAGCTGCGCGACGGCAAGGTGCGCGAATACGAGATCCACCCCGAAGACTTCGGCATTGCCATGTCGGCCAGCCGCAACCTGCGCGTGGACAGCCCGGAGCAGTCGATCCAGATGCTGCGCGCGGTGCTGGACAACCAGGCCGGCCCGGCGCTGGACATCGTGGCGCTCAATGCCGGCGCAGCGCTGTACGTGGCCGGCGTGGCCAGCGACATCGGCGACGGCCTGGCCCGTGCCCGTGCCGCCATCGCCGACGGCAGTGCCCGCCAGCGCCTGCAGCAGTACGTTGATACCACCCGCGCGCTGGTTGCCTGA
- the rpsI gene encoding 30S ribosomal protein S9: protein MAITQNYGTGRRKSSTARVFLRKGSGNITVNGRPLDEFFGRETARMIVRQPLELTKNTESFDILVTAAGGGTTGQAGAIRLGIARALVEYDETLKSELRKAGFMTRDAREVERKKVGLHKARRATQFSKR, encoded by the coding sequence ATGGCTATCACTCAAAACTACGGCACTGGCCGCCGCAAGTCCTCCACCGCTCGCGTGTTCCTGCGCAAGGGTTCGGGCAACATCACCGTCAATGGCCGTCCGCTGGACGAGTTCTTCGGTCGTGAGACCGCGCGCATGATCGTGCGCCAGCCGCTCGAGCTGACCAAGAACACCGAAAGCTTCGACATCCTGGTCACCGCCGCTGGCGGCGGCACCACCGGCCAGGCCGGTGCGATCCGTCTGGGCATCGCCCGTGCACTGGTCGAGTACGACGAAACCCTGAAGTCCGAGCTGCGCAAGGCTGGCTTCATGACCCGTGACGCCCGTGAAGTCGAGCGTAAGAAGGTCGGTCTGCACAAGGCCCGTCGCGCCACCCAGTTCTCCAAGCGCTGA
- the speD gene encoding adenosylmethionine decarboxylase has protein sequence MVKPLPRLRLQGFNNLTKALSFNIYDVCYARTEEERQRYIEYIDEEYNADRLTQILTDVAEIIGANILNVARQDYDPQGASVTILISEEPVIDKKQAGKELISDAVVAHMDKSHITVHTYPETHPQEGIATFRADIDVATCGVISPLKALNYLIESLESDIVIMDYRVRGFTRDVKGKKHYIDHKINSIQNFLAKNIKSRYEMFDVNVYQENIFHTKMHLKDFDLDQYLFEEKAKNLSFKERMKIEALLKREIEELFHGRNLSE, from the coding sequence GTGGTCAAGCCGTTGCCTCGCCTGAGGTTGCAGGGTTTCAACAACCTCACCAAGGCGCTGAGCTTCAACATCTATGACGTGTGTTACGCGCGCACCGAAGAGGAGCGTCAGCGTTACATTGAATACATCGATGAAGAGTACAACGCCGACAGGCTGACTCAAATCTTGACCGATGTCGCCGAGATCATCGGCGCGAACATCCTGAACGTGGCCCGCCAGGACTACGATCCGCAGGGTGCCTCGGTGACCATCCTGATCTCCGAAGAACCGGTGATCGACAAGAAGCAGGCCGGCAAGGAGCTGATCTCCGACGCCGTGGTCGCGCACATGGACAAGTCGCACATCACCGTGCACACCTATCCGGAAACGCACCCGCAGGAAGGCATCGCCACCTTCCGCGCCGACATCGACGTGGCTACCTGTGGCGTTATTTCGCCGCTGAAGGCGTTGAACTACCTGATCGAGAGCCTGGAATCGGACATCGTGATCATGGACTACCGCGTCCGTGGCTTCACCCGCGATGTGAAGGGCAAGAAGCACTACATCGATCACAAGATCAACTCGATCCAGAACTTCCTGGCCAAGAACATCAAGTCGCGTTACGAGATGTTCGACGTCAACGTCTACCAGGAAAACATCTTCCACACGAAGATGCACCTGAAGGACTTCGACCTGGACCAGTACCTGTTCGAGGAAAAGGCCAAGAACCTGTCGTTCAAGGAACGCATGAAGATCGAAGCGCTGCTCAAGCGCGAGATCGAAGAGCTGTTCCACGGCCGCAATCTGTCCGAGTAA
- a CDS encoding hybrid sensor histidine kinase/response regulator, with product MPLTVALLAALCLAAVALAVLGLRLRARGRQLAASQRERTVLASERDQLRRTTERQGQLEHQLLQAKQAAEAAVLAKGEFLATMSHEIRTPLNGILPMLELIARGPLGEDQRQMLATASASSQQLLRIVDDILDYSRLEAQALELEITTFNLRELLDGVVQLMQRAAESKGLSVSLQLDPAVRLSVRGDPVRLRQVLSNLLANAIKFTARGHVQLRVQRLGEGPAQHQLRFDVIDTGIGIDQALQARLFQSFSQADASTTRLYGGTGLGLAICKRIIDLMHGQIGVQSTPGHGATFWFEIPLLKVPGDLPASTRGPAALLLYSADPLLQARVERIAVHHGLQAQALSDLEALVQRLRSAPRPGQPAPAWLLVDARQRRQGEATLQRALAERGDDDALQVLWLQDDAAPARPRQQQLPAAFTDAALHTLLGAPMASARPAPLLAADAGAPLPTLPALGLQVLLVEDNAVNRMVAEQLLKVFQCQVRNAADGEQALAAMRAGGIDVVLMDCQMPVLDGYSATRHWRHEEAQTGQARLPIIAMTANAMAGDRERCLQAGMDDYLSKPIDREALHTLLQRWGGAPAPVESSLLDCPPPVESSLLDCDKHGDSRASSTLPAPDKDTQPQPVLDRSVLEELQSVIGPAALQIVAVFLEDAPLLVQQLQQAAQGEDIERLQALSHSLKSSSANVGALSLSAVATRIEREARGGTLQRPAVAVALLVAEFARARVALTGYLGQQR from the coding sequence GTGCCGCTGACGGTCGCGCTGCTGGCGGCGCTGTGCCTGGCCGCCGTGGCTCTGGCAGTGCTGGGCCTGCGCCTGCGGGCGCGCGGCCGGCAACTGGCTGCCAGCCAGCGCGAACGCACCGTGCTGGCCAGCGAACGCGACCAGCTGCGGCGCACCACCGAACGCCAGGGGCAGCTGGAACACCAGCTGCTGCAGGCCAAGCAGGCCGCCGAAGCCGCGGTGCTGGCCAAGGGTGAATTCCTGGCCACCATGAGCCACGAAATCCGCACCCCGCTCAACGGCATCCTGCCGATGCTGGAACTGATCGCGCGTGGGCCGCTGGGCGAGGACCAGCGGCAGATGCTGGCCACCGCATCGGCCAGTTCGCAGCAGCTGCTGCGCATCGTCGATGACATCCTGGATTACTCGCGGCTGGAAGCGCAGGCGCTGGAACTGGAAATCACCACGTTCAATCTGCGCGAACTGCTCGATGGCGTGGTGCAGCTGATGCAGCGCGCCGCCGAATCGAAGGGGCTTTCCGTAAGCCTGCAGCTGGACCCAGCGGTGCGCCTGTCGGTGCGTGGCGATCCGGTGCGGCTGCGCCAGGTGCTCAGCAACCTGCTGGCCAATGCCATCAAGTTCACCGCGCGCGGCCACGTGCAGCTGCGCGTGCAGCGGCTGGGCGAAGGCCCGGCCCAGCACCAGCTGCGGTTTGACGTGATCGATACCGGCATCGGCATCGACCAGGCGCTGCAGGCGCGTCTGTTCCAGTCCTTCAGCCAGGCCGATGCGTCGACCACCCGCCTGTATGGCGGCACCGGCCTGGGCCTGGCCATCTGCAAGCGCATCATCGACCTGATGCACGGCCAGATCGGCGTGCAGTCCACGCCCGGCCATGGCGCCACGTTCTGGTTCGAGATCCCGCTGTTGAAGGTGCCCGGCGACCTGCCGGCATCGACCCGCGGCCCGGCCGCGCTGCTGCTGTACAGCGCCGACCCGCTGCTGCAGGCCCGGGTGGAACGCATTGCCGTGCACCACGGCCTGCAGGCGCAGGCGCTGTCCGATCTGGAGGCACTGGTGCAGCGCCTGCGAAGTGCGCCGCGGCCCGGCCAGCCGGCGCCGGCATGGCTGCTGGTGGATGCACGCCAGCGCCGCCAGGGCGAGGCCACGCTGCAACGGGCCCTGGCCGAGCGCGGCGACGACGACGCGCTGCAGGTGCTGTGGCTGCAGGATGACGCCGCGCCCGCGCGGCCGCGCCAGCAGCAGCTGCCCGCCGCCTTCACCGACGCCGCCCTGCACACCCTGCTGGGCGCGCCCATGGCCAGTGCGCGGCCCGCCCCGCTGCTGGCGGCCGACGCCGGCGCGCCGCTGCCCACGCTGCCTGCGCTGGGGCTGCAGGTACTGCTGGTGGAAGACAACGCGGTGAACCGCATGGTGGCCGAGCAGCTGCTGAAGGTCTTCCAGTGCCAGGTACGCAATGCGGCCGACGGCGAACAGGCGCTGGCGGCCATGCGCGCCGGTGGCATCGACGTGGTGCTGATGGATTGCCAGATGCCGGTGCTGGACGGCTACAGCGCCACCCGCCACTGGCGGCATGAAGAAGCGCAGACCGGCCAGGCCCGCCTGCCGATCATCGCGATGACCGCCAACGCCATGGCCGGCGATCGCGAGCGCTGCCTGCAGGCGGGCATGGATGATTACCTGTCCAAGCCGATCGACCGCGAAGCCCTGCACACGCTGCTGCAGCGCTGGGGCGGCGCACCCGCCCCGGTAGAGTCGAGCTTGCTCGACTGCCCGCCCCCCGTAGAGTCGAGCTTGCTCGACTGCGATAAGCATGGCGACAGTCGAGCAAGCTCGACTCTACCAGCGCCCGACAAAGACACTCAGCCGCAGCCGGTGCTCGACCGCAGCGTGCTGGAAGAACTGCAGAGCGTGATCGGTCCGGCCGCGCTGCAGATCGTGGCCGTATTCCTGGAAGATGCGCCGCTGCTGGTGCAGCAGTTGCAGCAGGCCGCACAGGGCGAAGACATCGAGCGCCTGCAGGCACTGTCGCACAGCCTCAAATCATCCAGCGCGAATGTGGGTGCGCTGTCGCTGTCGGCCGTGGCCACGCGCATCGAGCGCGAAGCCCGCGGCGGCACGCTGCAGCGCCCCGCCGTGGCGGTGGCGCTGCTGGTGGCCGAATTCGCCCGTGCGCGCGTGGCGCTGACCGGCTACCTGGGGCAGCAACGGTAA
- the coq7 gene encoding 2-polyprenyl-3-methyl-6-methoxy-1,4-benzoquinone monooxygenase, translated as MTALRQTTPLDHLLTEAQRALDTVFGNPPAARPYPAADTDEPGMDRAQRRHAAGLMRINHVGEVCAQGLYFGQAAVARDPATREHLLEAAQEETDHLAWCATRLGELDSRPSLFNPLWYAGSYTIGTLAGLRGDGWNLGFVVETERQVEAHLDEHLVDLPPGDLRSRAVIQVMKEDEARHAEHAEQAGARRLPFPIPGAMALASKVMKTIAYRL; from the coding sequence ATGACCGCGCTCCGCCAGACCACCCCGCTGGACCACCTGCTGACCGAGGCGCAGCGCGCCCTGGACACGGTGTTCGGCAACCCGCCGGCCGCCCGCCCCTACCCGGCCGCGGACACCGACGAACCGGGCATGGACCGCGCACAGCGGCGCCATGCCGCCGGCCTGATGCGCATCAACCACGTGGGCGAGGTCTGCGCGCAGGGCCTGTATTTCGGACAGGCCGCCGTGGCCCGCGACCCGGCCACCCGCGAACACCTGCTGGAAGCGGCGCAGGAAGAGACCGACCACCTGGCCTGGTGCGCCACCCGCCTGGGCGAGCTGGACAGCCGGCCCAGCCTGTTCAATCCGCTGTGGTACGCCGGCAGCTACACCATCGGCACCCTGGCCGGGTTGCGCGGTGATGGCTGGAACCTGGGCTTCGTGGTGGAAACCGAGCGCCAGGTGGAAGCCCACTTGGACGAGCACCTGGTGGACCTGCCGCCGGGCGACCTGCGCAGCCGCGCGGTCATCCAGGTGATGAAGGAAGACGAAGCCCGGCACGCCGAGCACGCCGAACAGGCCGGCGCCCGCCGCCTGCCGTTCCCGATTCCAGGCGCGATGGCGCTGGCATCGAAGGTGATGAAGACCATCGCCTACCGGCTGTAG